A genome region from Crossiella equi includes the following:
- a CDS encoding activator-dependent family glycosyltransferase, whose protein sequence is MRVLFASIAEKTHFLGMVPLAWALLNAGHEVRVATQPEMVGTVTGAGLTAVPVGRDHALYRVTGMQRSLELDVELFDLAQDRPEELTWDRLRWGHRQVVGWWWRLVNEPMIDDLVAYARCWRPDLVVWEPISFAGPLAAEAVGAAHARFLWGADVFTRMRGHYLRVKAEQPADRREDVFQDWLTRRGAPYGVEYSERLLTGELTLDYVPESLRLPLDTRTQPIRYVPYNGTSVLPRWLWTPPERPRVCLTLGTAASERLGGFPLPVGDILRALGRQDVEVVATVPEALRPALGEVPANVRLENFVPLGQLVPTCSVVIHHGGNGSYQTCLLNGVPQLVLPSLFDAPLRAERLAAQGAGLVIPGAGATGGDVAAAVARLLAEPAFARAAAALRREVRDMPSPAEVAAALPGLLAASRRRDAAQASASASGSS, encoded by the coding sequence ATGCGCGTGCTGTTCGCCTCGATCGCCGAGAAGACCCACTTCCTCGGCATGGTTCCGCTGGCCTGGGCGTTGCTGAACGCGGGCCACGAGGTGCGGGTGGCCACCCAGCCGGAGATGGTCGGCACCGTGACCGGCGCCGGGCTGACCGCGGTCCCGGTCGGCCGGGACCACGCCCTGTACCGGGTGACCGGCATGCAGCGGAGCCTGGAGCTGGACGTGGAGCTGTTCGACCTGGCGCAGGACCGCCCCGAGGAGCTGACCTGGGACCGCCTGCGCTGGGGCCACCGCCAGGTGGTCGGCTGGTGGTGGCGGCTGGTGAACGAGCCGATGATCGACGACCTGGTCGCCTACGCCCGGTGCTGGCGCCCGGACCTCGTGGTGTGGGAACCGATCTCCTTCGCCGGACCGCTGGCCGCCGAGGCGGTCGGGGCCGCGCACGCCCGGTTCCTGTGGGGCGCGGACGTGTTCACCCGCATGCGCGGGCACTACCTGCGGGTCAAGGCCGAGCAGCCCGCGGACCGCCGCGAGGACGTCTTCCAGGACTGGCTGACCAGGCGCGGTGCCCCCTACGGCGTCGAGTACTCCGAGCGGCTGCTCACCGGCGAGCTGACCCTGGACTACGTGCCGGAGTCCTTGCGGCTGCCACTGGACACCCGGACCCAGCCCATCCGGTACGTGCCCTACAACGGCACCTCCGTGCTGCCCCGCTGGCTGTGGACCCCGCCGGAGCGGCCCCGGGTCTGCCTGACCCTGGGCACCGCGGCCAGTGAACGCCTCGGCGGCTTCCCGCTGCCCGTCGGCGACATCCTCCGGGCCCTGGGGCGGCAGGACGTCGAGGTGGTGGCCACCGTGCCCGAGGCGCTGCGCCCCGCGCTCGGCGAGGTCCCCGCGAACGTACGCCTGGAGAACTTCGTCCCGCTGGGCCAGCTCGTGCCCACCTGCTCGGTGGTCATCCACCACGGCGGCAACGGGTCCTACCAGACCTGCCTGCTCAACGGGGTGCCGCAGCTGGTGCTGCCCTCGCTGTTCGACGCCCCGCTGCGCGCCGAACGCCTGGCCGCGCAGGGCGCCGGGCTGGTCATCCCGGGTGCCGGGGCCACCGGCGGGGACGTGGCCGCCGCGGTGGCCCGGCTGCTCGCCGAACCGGCCTTCGCCCGGGCCGCGGCGGCGCTGCGGCGGGAGGTGCGGGACATGCCCTCCCCGGCCGAGGTCGCCGCCGCGCTGCCCGGGCTGCTCGCCGCGTCCCGCCGGCGGGACGCGGCTCAGGCCTCCGCCTCCGCCTCCGGCTCCTCGTAG
- a CDS encoding BTAD domain-containing putative transcriptional regulator has product MEAAIRVRLLGQVTATGRSGDLELGPPRQRALFAVLAARTGQAVSREELIEAVWGASPPATVESSVYTYVARLRRSLEPRRALRAPAELLVGDTAGYSLQLPSDRVDTHVFQDRLDRVRQLAVRGAVRLALSESDGVRALWGGTPFGGTPGPFAEEERRRLEELWFGAQEQRAEMLLEVDRPTEVLGELAELVRRHPLRERPRLLRMLAFHRCGRRADALAEFREAREALIRELGIEPSVELQRCHQQILRSGPGQAGGGRPAPAQLPREVPPFTGRARELARLRALGTEPGAVLLLDGPAGVGKTALALRLAHELAESYPDGQLFLDLEGYAADARPLTAAEALGHLLAGLGGSQPAETSPGRLLAQFRSAVAGRRLLLVLDNAASAHQVRPLLPGSPTCLVLVTSRNRMPGLAARDGARRLTVPPMSEAEAEALLADLVSPPLPPERARRLAQACDHLPVALRLAAELLEEGTHALPDLLAAPTLLHHLAAPDDACTSIRTLLSWTYRTLPEEAAALFRVLGHHPARELALTAAAAMADTDLDRTSALADLLCTVHLAERPCPGRLRLSGLTQAYARDLSGTQDPPGHHQVVLGRLVRHHLHAGPGEHAVALAVCERAERAGLPELARRLRARLAERAREPVVAPFTPFPGTAPAPTDPR; this is encoded by the coding sequence ATGGAGGCAGCCATCCGGGTGCGGTTGCTCGGCCAGGTCACCGCGACGGGGCGGAGCGGTGACCTGGAGCTCGGACCGCCGAGGCAGCGGGCCCTGTTCGCGGTGCTCGCGGCCCGCACCGGGCAGGCGGTCAGCCGGGAGGAGCTCATCGAGGCGGTGTGGGGCGCCAGCCCGCCCGCCACCGTGGAGAGCAGCGTCTACACCTACGTGGCGCGCCTGCGCCGCAGCCTGGAACCGCGCCGCGCGCTGCGCGCCCCGGCCGAGCTGCTGGTCGGCGACACCGCCGGGTACTCCTTGCAGCTGCCGTCGGACCGGGTGGACACGCACGTCTTCCAGGACCGCCTGGACCGCGTGCGCCAGCTGGCCGTGCGCGGCGCGGTCCGGCTGGCACTGTCCGAATCGGACGGTGTGCGGGCGCTGTGGGGCGGCACCCCGTTCGGGGGCACGCCGGGCCCGTTCGCCGAGGAGGAGCGCCGGCGCCTGGAAGAGCTGTGGTTCGGTGCCCAGGAGCAGCGCGCCGAGATGCTGCTGGAGGTCGACCGCCCGACCGAGGTGCTGGGCGAGCTGGCCGAGCTCGTGCGCCGCCACCCGCTGCGCGAACGCCCCCGGCTGCTGCGCATGCTGGCCTTCCACCGCTGCGGCCGCCGCGCGGACGCCCTGGCCGAGTTCCGGGAGGCCCGCGAGGCGCTGATCCGCGAGCTGGGCATCGAACCGAGCGTGGAGCTGCAGCGCTGCCACCAGCAGATCCTGCGCAGCGGCCCCGGCCAGGCCGGTGGTGGCCGCCCGGCCCCGGCGCAGCTGCCCCGCGAGGTGCCGCCCTTCACCGGCCGCGCCCGCGAGCTGGCCCGGCTGCGCGCACTGGGCACCGAGCCCGGCGCGGTGCTGCTGCTGGACGGCCCGGCGGGCGTGGGCAAGACCGCGCTGGCGCTGCGGCTGGCGCACGAGCTGGCCGAGAGCTACCCGGACGGCCAGCTGTTCCTGGACCTGGAGGGCTACGCGGCCGACGCGCGCCCGCTGACCGCGGCCGAGGCGCTCGGCCACCTGCTGGCCGGGCTGGGCGGGTCCCAGCCCGCCGAGACCAGCCCGGGGCGGCTGCTCGCGCAGTTCCGCAGCGCGGTGGCGGGCCGCCGGCTGCTGCTGGTGCTGGACAACGCGGCCTCCGCGCACCAGGTGCGCCCGCTGCTGCCCGGCTCCCCGACCTGCCTGGTCCTGGTCACCAGCCGCAACCGCATGCCGGGCCTGGCCGCCCGGGACGGCGCCCGCCGCCTGACCGTGCCGCCGATGTCGGAGGCCGAGGCCGAGGCGCTGCTGGCCGACCTGGTGTCCCCGCCGCTGCCGCCGGAGCGGGCGCGGCGGCTGGCCCAGGCCTGCGACCACCTGCCGGTCGCGCTGCGGCTGGCCGCCGAGCTGCTGGAGGAGGGCACGCACGCACTGCCGGACCTGCTGGCCGCGCCCACGCTGCTGCACCACCTGGCCGCACCGGACGACGCGTGCACGAGCATCCGCACGCTGCTGTCCTGGACCTACCGCACGCTGCCCGAGGAGGCCGCGGCGCTGTTCCGCGTGCTGGGCCACCACCCGGCCCGCGAGCTCGCGCTGACCGCCGCGGCCGCGATGGCCGACACCGACCTGGACCGCACGAGCGCCCTGGCCGACCTGCTGTGCACCGTGCACCTGGCCGAGCGCCCGTGCCCGGGCCGCCTGCGCCTGTCCGGGCTGACCCAGGCCTACGCCCGCGACCTGTCCGGGACGCAGGACCCGCCCGGCCACCACCAGGTGGTGCTGGGCCGCCTGGTGCGCCACCACCTGCACGCCGGGCCGGGGGAGCACGCGGTCGCGCTGGCGGTGTGCGAACGGGCCGAGCGCGCCGGGCTGCCCGAGCTGGCGCGGCGGCTGCGCGCCCGGCTGGCCGAGCGGGCGCGGGAGCCGGTGGTCGCGCCGTTCACGCCGTTCCCCGGAACAGCCCCCGCCCCGACGGACCCCCGCTGA
- the rfbA gene encoding glucose-1-phosphate thymidylyltransferase RfbA yields MKGIVLAGGSGTRLHPVTFTTSKQLLPIYDKPMIYYPLSVLMLADIRDVLIISSPGTLPALETLFGDGGHLGLSIGYAAQPEPNGIAEAFLIGADHVGDEDCALILGDNLFHGAGFVDLLHSARTGVDGCVLFGYPVTDPERYGIAEVDERGRLVSIEEKPLRPRSDNAITGLYFYSSDVVALARELKPSERGELEITDLNRRYLDQGRARLVELGRGFTWLDAGTHQSLLEASQYVQILEHRQGVRVACLEEIALRMGFIGADACYERGLEMRNSSYGRYVMEMARSGV; encoded by the coding sequence GTGAAGGGAATCGTCCTGGCCGGGGGCAGCGGCACCCGCCTGCACCCGGTGACGTTCACGACGTCGAAGCAGCTCTTGCCGATCTACGACAAACCGATGATCTACTACCCGTTGTCCGTGCTCATGCTGGCCGACATCCGGGACGTCCTGATCATCTCCAGTCCCGGGACCTTACCGGCGCTGGAGACGCTGTTCGGCGACGGCGGGCACCTCGGGCTGTCCATCGGCTACGCGGCGCAGCCCGAGCCCAACGGCATCGCCGAGGCCTTCCTGATCGGCGCGGACCACGTGGGGGATGAGGACTGCGCGCTGATCCTGGGCGACAACCTGTTCCACGGCGCGGGCTTCGTCGACCTGCTGCACTCCGCGCGCACCGGGGTCGACGGCTGCGTGCTGTTCGGCTACCCGGTGACCGACCCGGAGCGCTACGGCATCGCCGAGGTCGACGAGCGCGGACGGCTGGTCTCCATCGAGGAGAAGCCGTTGCGCCCCCGGTCGGACAACGCCATCACCGGCCTGTACTTCTACAGCTCGGACGTGGTGGCGCTGGCCCGGGAGCTCAAGCCGTCCGAGCGCGGCGAGCTGGAGATCACCGACCTCAACCGGCGGTACCTGGATCAGGGCCGGGCCCGGCTGGTGGAGCTGGGGCGCGGGTTCACCTGGCTGGACGCGGGCACGCACCAGTCGCTGCTGGAGGCCTCGCAGTACGTGCAGATCCTGGAGCACCGGCAGGGCGTGCGGGTGGCCTGCCTGGAGGAGATCGCGCTGCGCATGGGGTTCATCGGTGCCGACGCCTGTTACGAGCGCGGCCTGGAGATGCGCAACTCCAGCTACGGCCGCTACGTGATGGAGATGGCCCGCTCCGGCGTCTGA
- a CDS encoding LmbU family transcriptional regulator — translation MPLTAWKRLGRQIFIISDASGWWLGDWLIYGQKQYPDCYKRAIAETALDYQTLRNYAWVARRFHPSRRRARLSFQHHAEVASLPEQEQDTWLAQAERSGWSRNELRRQIKLMRDPGAGAKEITHIQMKLITEQKQLWQEAAQRQDQDLLAWIFTVLDTAASQVLDVPQEAARL, via the coding sequence ATGCCGCTCACCGCGTGGAAACGCCTCGGCAGGCAGATCTTCATCATTTCCGACGCCTCCGGCTGGTGGCTCGGTGACTGGCTCATCTATGGTCAGAAGCAATACCCCGACTGCTACAAGCGGGCGATCGCGGAAACCGCGCTCGACTACCAGACGCTGCGCAACTACGCCTGGGTCGCACGCCGGTTCCACCCGTCGCGCCGACGTGCCCGGCTCAGCTTCCAGCACCACGCCGAGGTGGCCAGCCTGCCCGAGCAGGAGCAGGACACCTGGCTGGCGCAGGCCGAGCGCTCCGGCTGGTCGCGCAACGAGCTGCGCCGCCAGATCAAGCTCATGCGGGACCCCGGGGCCGGGGCCAAGGAGATCACGCACATCCAGATGAAGCTGATCACCGAGCAGAAGCAGCTGTGGCAGGAAGCGGCACAGCGGCAGGACCAGGACCTGCTCGCCTGGATCTTCACCGTGCTGGACACGGCGGCGAGCCAGGTGCTCGACGTCCCGCAGGAGGCGGCCAGGTTGTAG
- a CDS encoding class I SAM-dependent methyltransferase — protein sequence MYEADLAEVYDAVYAGRGKDYAAEAARVLDLAGRGRGVRSLLDVACGTGAHLESFAALLPEVVGLELSPDMAAAARRRLPGVPVHEGDMREFALAARFDVVTCMFSSIAYMRGQAELDRALARMAAHLRPGGVVVVEPWWFPETFLPGYVAGDVVTAGGRTLARVSHTVREGEVSVMSAHYLVAEADTGVRHFAVTHVNSLFTRAQYETAFRAAGLSVEFLSGGPSGRGLFRGTA from the coding sequence ATGTACGAGGCTGACCTGGCCGAGGTCTACGACGCGGTCTACGCCGGGCGCGGCAAGGACTACGCGGCCGAGGCGGCGCGGGTGCTGGACCTGGCCGGACGGGGCCGGGGCGTGCGGTCGCTGCTGGACGTGGCCTGCGGCACCGGAGCGCACCTGGAGAGCTTCGCCGCGCTGCTGCCCGAGGTCGTGGGCCTGGAGCTCTCCCCGGACATGGCCGCCGCGGCCCGGCGGCGGCTGCCCGGGGTGCCGGTGCACGAGGGCGACATGCGCGAGTTCGCGCTCGCTGCCCGCTTCGACGTGGTGACCTGCATGTTCAGCTCGATCGCGTACATGCGCGGCCAGGCCGAGCTGGACCGGGCGCTCGCGCGGATGGCCGCGCACCTGCGCCCGGGCGGTGTGGTCGTGGTGGAGCCGTGGTGGTTCCCGGAGACCTTCCTGCCCGGCTACGTGGCCGGGGACGTGGTGACCGCGGGCGGGCGCACACTGGCCCGGGTCTCGCACACCGTGCGCGAGGGCGAGGTCTCGGTGATGAGCGCGCACTACCTGGTCGCGGAGGCGGACACCGGCGTGCGGCACTTCGCGGTGACGCACGTGAACAGCCTGTTCACCCGTGCGCAGTACGAGACGGCGTTCCGGGCGGCGGGGCTGTCGGTGGAGTTCCTCAGCGGGGGTCCGTCGGGGCGGGGGCTGTTCCGGGGAACGGCGTGA
- the rfbH gene encoding lipopolysaccharide biosynthesis protein RfbH, with protein MSLAERTSVVKEQILAQVRDYHEQTTGPGFVPGRTRILASGADLAPEDRVALVEAALDLRIAAGTSSTRFESRFARYFGLRKAHLTNSGSSANLLALSALCQPAMGEQQLRPGDEVITVAAGFPTTVNPILQNGLVPVFVDIELGTYNTTPDRVAAAIGPRTKAIMIAHSLGNPYAAREMAELAAEHGLYLVEDNCDAVGTTYEGRLTGTFGDLSTVSFYPAHHITMGEGGCVLTSDLGLARLVESLRDWGRDCWCAPGEDNRCFKRFDQQLGTLPHGYDHKYVFSAVGYNLKTTDLQAALGLSQLDRLEEFGRIRRRNWNFLRAELDGLPGLILPEPTPKSDPSWFGFVVTVDPEAPFTRGELVAFLEERLVSTRGLFGGNLVRHPAYQDRHYRVHGELTNSDLVTEGTFWVGVYPAITEEMSAYIAETIREFVLKGGPA; from the coding sequence ATGAGCCTCGCGGAGCGGACCAGCGTGGTGAAGGAGCAGATCCTGGCCCAGGTCCGGGACTACCACGAGCAGACCACCGGACCGGGCTTCGTCCCGGGCCGCACGCGCATCCTCGCCTCCGGCGCGGACCTGGCGCCCGAGGACCGGGTCGCCCTGGTCGAGGCGGCCCTGGACCTGCGCATCGCCGCCGGGACCAGCTCCACCCGGTTCGAGAGCCGTTTCGCCCGCTACTTCGGGCTGCGCAAGGCACATCTGACCAACTCGGGCTCCTCGGCGAACCTGCTCGCGCTCTCCGCCCTGTGCCAGCCCGCCATGGGCGAGCAGCAGCTGCGGCCGGGCGATGAGGTGATCACGGTGGCCGCCGGGTTCCCCACCACGGTCAACCCGATCCTGCAGAACGGCCTCGTGCCCGTCTTCGTCGACATCGAGCTGGGCACCTACAACACCACCCCGGACCGGGTGGCCGCCGCGATCGGGCCGCGCACCAAGGCCATCATGATCGCCCACTCGCTCGGCAACCCCTACGCGGCGCGGGAGATGGCCGAGCTGGCCGCCGAGCACGGGCTCTACCTCGTCGAGGACAACTGCGACGCGGTCGGCACCACCTACGAGGGCAGGCTCACCGGCACCTTCGGCGACCTGTCCACGGTCAGCTTCTACCCGGCGCACCACATCACCATGGGCGAGGGCGGGTGCGTGCTCACCTCCGACCTGGGCCTGGCGCGGCTGGTGGAGTCGCTGCGGGACTGGGGCCGGGACTGCTGGTGCGCGCCCGGTGAGGACAACCGCTGCTTCAAGCGCTTCGACCAGCAGCTGGGCACCCTGCCGCACGGCTACGACCACAAGTACGTCTTCTCCGCGGTGGGCTACAACCTCAAGACCACCGACCTCCAGGCCGCCCTGGGCCTGAGCCAGCTCGACCGGCTCGAGGAGTTCGGCCGCATCCGCCGCCGCAACTGGAACTTCCTGCGCGCCGAGCTGGACGGCCTGCCCGGGCTCATCCTGCCCGAGCCCACGCCGAAGTCCGACCCGAGCTGGTTCGGCTTCGTGGTCACCGTCGACCCGGAGGCCCCGTTCACCCGCGGCGAGCTGGTGGCCTTCCTGGAGGAGCGACTGGTCAGCACCCGCGGCCTGTTCGGCGGCAACCTGGTCCGGCACCCCGCCTACCAGGACCGGCACTACCGCGTGCACGGCGAGCTCACCAACAGCGACCTGGTCACCGAGGGCACGTTCTGGGTCGGGGTCTACCCGGCCATCACCGAGGAGATGTCCGCCTACATCGCGGAGACGATCCGCGAGTTCGTCCTCAAGGGTGGTCCGGCATGA
- a CDS encoding activator-dependent family glycosyltransferase — translation MRVLFTAHAERTHLLGMVPLAWEFQNLGHEVRVAVQPSMVDTVTGAGLTAVPVGKDHQLGAVVQASQSLPEEETEPEFDFTRPADELTWDYLTSGYRDNVHWWWRVVNEPMIDDLIAFAQHWRPDLVVWEPLTFAGSLAAAVCGARHARLLWSVDLFGRMRGHYLRHKAQRSAFGREDALARWLTDRLQPHGVRFHEDLVSGQFSIDCIPDSLRADAGLDLPTDHDYLPMRYVPYNGKAVVEPWLRKAPDRPRVCLTLGTSLQAYFDKYAVPVADVLEALADLDVEVVATIAEAEQRKLTSVPANVRLVSFVALNVLAPTCSVVINHAGPGTLFTVARHAVPQLLVPKVFDEPVLARLIPRHGAGLVIPPGEVTADGLTKSVGELLTEPSYRAGAEALAGTLRAMPGPAEVVRAIEARLAADGCTGVA, via the coding sequence ATGAGGGTCCTGTTCACCGCGCACGCCGAGCGCACGCACCTGCTCGGCATGGTGCCGCTGGCGTGGGAGTTCCAGAACCTGGGCCACGAGGTCCGCGTCGCGGTGCAACCGTCCATGGTGGACACCGTCACCGGCGCCGGCCTGACCGCGGTGCCGGTCGGCAAGGACCACCAGCTCGGCGCGGTCGTGCAGGCCAGCCAGAGCCTGCCCGAGGAGGAGACCGAGCCGGAGTTCGACTTCACCCGGCCCGCCGACGAGCTCACCTGGGACTACCTCACCAGCGGCTACCGCGACAACGTGCACTGGTGGTGGCGCGTGGTCAACGAGCCGATGATCGACGACCTGATCGCCTTCGCCCAGCACTGGCGACCGGACCTGGTCGTCTGGGAGCCGCTGACCTTCGCGGGCTCGCTGGCCGCCGCGGTGTGCGGGGCCCGGCACGCGCGGCTGCTGTGGAGCGTGGACCTGTTCGGGCGCATGCGCGGGCACTACCTGCGCCACAAGGCCCAGCGCTCGGCCTTCGGCCGCGAGGACGCGCTGGCCCGCTGGCTCACCGACCGCCTCCAGCCCCACGGTGTGCGCTTCCACGAGGACCTGGTCAGCGGCCAGTTCTCCATCGACTGCATCCCGGACTCGTTGCGCGCCGACGCCGGGCTGGACCTGCCGACCGACCACGACTACCTGCCGATGCGGTACGTGCCCTACAACGGCAAGGCCGTCGTGGAGCCGTGGCTGCGCAAGGCCCCCGACCGGCCGCGCGTGTGCCTGACCCTGGGCACCTCGCTGCAGGCCTACTTCGACAAGTACGCGGTCCCGGTGGCCGACGTGCTCGAGGCGCTGGCCGACCTGGACGTCGAGGTGGTGGCCACGATCGCCGAGGCCGAGCAGCGCAAGCTCACCTCGGTGCCCGCCAACGTGCGCCTGGTGTCCTTCGTCGCCCTCAACGTGCTCGCGCCCACCTGCTCGGTGGTGATCAACCACGCCGGGCCGGGCACGCTGTTCACCGTGGCCCGGCACGCGGTGCCGCAGCTGCTGGTGCCCAAGGTCTTCGACGAGCCCGTGCTGGCCCGGCTCATCCCGCGGCACGGCGCCGGTCTGGTCATCCCGCCGGGCGAGGTGACCGCTGACGGGCTCACCAAGTCGGTCGGCGAGCTGCTCACCGAACCGTCCTACCGGGCGGGCGCGGAGGCCCTGGCCGGGACGCTGCGGGCGATGCCCGGACCGGCCGAGGTGGTGCGCGCGATCGAGGCCCGCCTGGCCGCCGACGGCTGCACCGGGGTGGCATGA
- a CDS encoding activator-dependent family glycosyltransferase, whose amino-acid sequence MRVLFATYAEKTHFYLMAPLAWALRTAGHEVRVASQPELTDAITGAGLTAVPIGQNHPFWRVMRTYPLFDPRQDKVPPYGIAETPAEELTWEYLKWGYGQIVPWWWRMVNDTLVDGLTEFCRQWKPDLVVWDQITYAAPIAAKASGAVHARFLWSVDLFARMRSHFLRLMYEQPAHERVDVLADWLGAQVSRFGAEFTEDMTSGHFTIDYFPDSLRLDPELDLDLDLDYVPMRYVPYNGASVVPDWLREAPERPRVCLTLGTAAVERFDGYSVPVQELLDALGELDVEVVATLAPEQQEALTRVPANTRVVSYLALNVLVPTCAAVVHHGGAGSYCTTLLNGVPQLVLHNLLDAPVRGRHVVRTGAGLAMHTSEVTGPKVAEAVRRLLTEPSFAEAAGRLAEEVWALPSPNELVPVLEALTARYRAARPVGSADVRG is encoded by the coding sequence GGCCGGGCTGACCGCGGTGCCGATCGGCCAGAACCACCCCTTCTGGCGGGTGATGCGCACCTACCCGCTGTTCGACCCGCGCCAGGACAAGGTGCCCCCGTACGGCATCGCGGAGACCCCGGCCGAGGAGCTCACCTGGGAGTACCTGAAGTGGGGCTACGGGCAGATCGTGCCGTGGTGGTGGCGAATGGTGAACGACACCCTCGTGGACGGGCTCACCGAATTCTGCCGCCAGTGGAAACCCGACCTGGTCGTCTGGGACCAGATCACCTACGCGGCGCCGATCGCGGCGAAAGCCAGCGGGGCGGTGCACGCCCGGTTCCTGTGGAGCGTCGACCTGTTCGCGCGAATGCGGAGCCATTTCCTGCGCCTCATGTACGAACAGCCGGCCCACGAACGGGTGGACGTGCTGGCCGACTGGCTGGGTGCCCAGGTATCCCGGTTCGGCGCGGAGTTCACCGAGGACATGACCAGCGGGCACTTCACCATCGACTACTTCCCCGACTCGCTGCGCCTGGACCCGGAGCTGGACCTCGACCTGGACCTGGACTACGTGCCGATGCGGTACGTGCCCTACAACGGCGCCTCGGTGGTCCCGGACTGGCTGCGGGAGGCGCCGGAGCGGCCCCGGGTGTGCCTGACGCTGGGCACCGCGGCGGTGGAGCGCTTCGACGGCTACTCGGTGCCGGTGCAGGAGCTGCTGGACGCCCTCGGCGAGCTGGACGTGGAGGTGGTGGCCACCCTCGCGCCCGAGCAGCAGGAGGCGCTGACCCGGGTCCCGGCCAACACCCGCGTGGTGTCCTACCTGGCGCTGAACGTGCTGGTGCCCACGTGCGCGGCGGTGGTGCACCACGGCGGCGCGGGCTCCTACTGCACCACGCTGCTCAACGGGGTGCCGCAGCTGGTGCTCCACAACCTGCTGGACGCCCCGGTGCGCGGGCGGCACGTGGTCCGGACCGGCGCGGGCCTGGCCATGCACACCAGCGAGGTGACCGGGCCGAAGGTGGCCGAGGCGGTGCGCAGGCTGCTCACCGAGCCCTCCTTCGCCGAGGCCGCGGGCAGGCTGGCGGAGGAGGTGTGGGCGCTGCCCAGCCCGAACGAGCTGGTCCCGGTGCTGGAGGCGCTGACCGCCCGGTACCGCGCCGCGCGGCCGGTGGGGAGCGCCGATGTACGAGGCTGA
- a CDS encoding Gfo/Idh/MocA family protein, with protein sequence MHAFAENNLTVGAPLRLGVLGCAAVAAKRVLPALSAIPGIQLVAIGSRIRAKAEEFAARWGGEPVMGYAEVLARPDVDAVYVPLPAALHAEWVERALRAGKHVLVEKPMTTGEEHTRALAVLAAARGLVLRENYMFLHHSLHQRVAELVEKGVIGELRSFSSVFAIPPRPPEDIRYRPGLGGGALHDVAGYPIRAAQHFLGPELTAVGAGLRVDPELGVDLSGGALLLRPDGVTAHVTFGLEHHYSSAYELLGSLGRISVDHVFTPPPGHRPTVRIDRQDHTECLSLEPDDQFANTLTAFAHAVRTGAPPEQASTHQARLVDQVRALATTRAEQGSRR encoded by the coding sequence ATGCATGCCTTCGCGGAAAACAATTTGACTGTCGGTGCACCACTCCGGTTGGGCGTTCTCGGCTGTGCGGCCGTCGCCGCCAAACGGGTACTGCCCGCACTGTCCGCTATTCCCGGAATTCAGCTCGTCGCGATCGGCAGCAGAATTCGGGCGAAAGCGGAGGAGTTCGCCGCCCGGTGGGGCGGAGAACCGGTGATGGGATATGCCGAGGTGCTGGCCCGGCCGGACGTCGACGCGGTGTACGTGCCGCTGCCCGCCGCGCTGCACGCGGAGTGGGTGGAACGGGCGCTGCGCGCGGGCAAGCACGTGCTGGTGGAGAAGCCGATGACCACCGGCGAGGAGCACACCCGGGCGCTGGCCGTGCTGGCCGCCGCCCGCGGCCTGGTGCTGCGCGAGAACTACATGTTCCTGCACCACTCGCTGCACCAGCGGGTGGCCGAGCTGGTGGAGAAGGGCGTGATCGGGGAGCTGCGGTCCTTCTCCTCGGTCTTCGCCATCCCGCCCCGGCCGCCGGAGGACATCCGCTACCGTCCCGGGCTGGGCGGCGGCGCCCTGCACGACGTCGCCGGGTACCCGATCCGCGCGGCCCAGCACTTCCTCGGCCCCGAGCTCACCGCGGTGGGCGCGGGCCTGCGCGTGGACCCCGAGCTCGGCGTGGACCTCAGCGGCGGTGCGCTGCTGCTGCGCCCGGACGGGGTGACCGCGCACGTCACCTTCGGCCTGGAGCACCACTACTCCTCGGCCTACGAGCTGCTCGGCAGCCTCGGCCGGATCTCGGTGGACCACGTGTTCACCCCGCCGCCCGGCCACCGGCCCACCGTGCGCATCGACCGCCAGGACCACACCGAGTGCCTGTCCCTGGAACCCGACGACCAGTTCGCCAACACGCTCACCGCGTTCGCGCACGCCGTGCGCACCGGTGCGCCGCCGGAGCAGGCGAGCACGCACCAGGCGCGGCTGGTCGACCAGGTGCGTGCGCTGGCCACCACACGAGCAGAGCAGGGGAGCCGACGATGA